The Ptychodera flava strain L36383 chromosome 7, AS_Pfla_20210202, whole genome shotgun sequence DNA window TAATTATACTTCAAGCATTTTACAGTAGTTCGTCAATACAATTTCAAAGGCATTTCCCGTGTCAAATACTAGGCAGAGGGCTATGTCCCATAATGGGCGACATCCAATCATGTTACTCTCATTATATATACTAGGTGGTTTCAATCGACAAGTAGGCACAAACATAACGATTACATTTCAATTTAGTGTCGAACAAAATATTCTCTTGACTGTTTTGTCTATCACTGATTAAACCATAGTTTGTTGAACAGCTCCAAACATAGCTTGTGATAGGTTTTCCCTTTTTATGTGGTTGTTTATTATTAAACAAACTCTCTACTGCAAAGAGAACACACGGAGAAAAGTTACGGTTACAAAACGGTTCACTATGCAATGAGTAATTTCTGTGAAAgccaaatatttattcaaacatCCCTTGCAACTGTAGCATACGGAGCTCAACCTCCTGACTGTAGTATTCTATATGAAAAACTTGCTAATTGTAACCTGAAATTATTCAGTGATGTTTTAATATTATTCTATACAATCCCTGTAGCTTTTAAACATTGTCATTTCAGAATGTAATTTGTCATTTCATGTGGTCCGGTCTTCATATATTATATGATTGCAAGACACAGTGTATGTCAGTCTTTGAGTGTTTTATTCTTTGCCCTTTGCATAATAACATTAAGGAGATGAATGTACATTTAAATTTCTCACCTGGGCGAACAGGGTAAATTGGTCTTGGATTGTAAGGTCCTCCCCCCATGACCTCCCCCGTGACCATGGTCAGGACTTCCACCCTTGTGAGAACCCCCTCCATGATGAGATCCTCCATGATGAGATCCCCCACCATTACTTGGTCTTTAGCCATGGGACCCTCCATCATATCCCCCACCATTGCTTGGTCTTGAGCCATGGGATCCTCCATCGTATCCTCCGCCGTTGCTTGGACTGGAACCATGGGATCCTCCATCGTATCCCCTACCATTACTTGGTCTCGAACCATGGGATCCTCCACCATATCCCCTACCGTTACGTGGTCTTGAGCCATAGGACCCTCCACCGGTACTTCGTCTCGAACCAAAGAACCCTCCACCATTACTTGGCATCGCAAAGGATCCTCCATCGTTACTTGGCATTGAACCAAAGGATCCTCCATCGTTACTTGGCATCGAACCAAAGGATCCTCCATCATTACGAGGCATCGCAAAGGATCCTCCATTACTACTTGGCATCGCAAAAGATCCTCCATCGTTACTTGGCATCGAACCAAATGATCCTCCATCGTTACTTGGCATCGCAAAGGATCCTCCATCCTGACTTGGCATCGCAAAGGATCCTCCATCGTTACTTGGCATCGCAAAGGATCCTCCATCGTTACTTGGCATCGAACCAAAGGATCCTCCACCGTTACTTCGTTTCGAACCAAAGAACCCTCCACCGTTACTTGGCATCGAACCAAAGGATCCTCCATCGTTACTTGGCATCGCAAAGGATCCTCCATCATTACTTGGCATCGCAAAGGATCCACCATCCTTACTTGGCATCGCAAAGGATCCTCCATCGTTACTTGGCATCGCAAAGGATCCACCATCGTTACTTGGCATCGAACCAAAGGATCCTCCACCGTTACTTGGCATCGAACCAAAGGATCCTCCATCGTTACTTGGCATCGAACCAAAGGATCCTCCATCATTACTTGGCATCGAACCAAAGGATCCTCCATCGTTACTTGGCATCGAACCAAAGGATCCTCCATCATTACTTGGCATCGAACCAAATGATCCTCCATCATTACTTGGCATCGAACCAAAGGATCCTCCATCGTTACTTGGCATTGAACCAAAGGATCCTCCATCCTGACTTGGCATCGCAAAGGATCCTCCATCGTTACTTGGCATCGCAAAGGATCCTCCATCGTTACTTGGCATCGCAAAGGATCCACCATCGTTACTTGTCATCGAACCAAAGGATCCTCCATCGTTACTTGGCATCGAACCAAATGATCCACCACCTGTACTTCGTTTTGAACCAAAGAACCCTCCACCGTTACTTGGCATCGAACCAAAGGATCCTCCATCATTACTTGGCATCGAACCAAAGGATCCTCCACCATTACTTGGCATCGAACCAAAGGATCCTCCATCATTACTTGGCATCGAACCAAAGGATCCTCCATCATTACTTGGCATGGAACCAAAGGATCCTCCACCATTACTTGGCATCGAACCAAAGGATCCTCCATCGTTACTTGGCATGGAACCAAAGGATCCTCCATTGTTACTTTGCATTGAACAAAGGATCCTCCATCATTACTTGGCATCGAACCAAAAGATCCTCCACCGTTACTTGGCATCGAACCAAAGGATCCTCCACCGTTACTTGGCATTGAACCAAAGGACCTTCCACCAACACTCGGTCCCGAACCATGGCCTCCGCCACCATGATGTGCAACTGACAACGACAAGAATGCCGCAAAGATGAAGACAATCTTCATGATTTATTCCAAATATTACTGACTTTGTAATCTGTTAGATAGAGGTACTTTATTTCATGTGAGTTATTTTAGAAGCAATCTTTAACCTTGTTTTGTTATAATTCTATATTCAAAATGCAATACATAAAATGAATGGCGATAGTGAAACTTGACACTTGTAGTTGTATTGAATATCATCTCTGATGGCTATTGTACATGCATTTTGAAGATGAAATCCATAATCCTTCTTAAACACATTACAGCAATATCCATAACTTCAAACACGTAATTTCTTATGTGTTATACTTTCATACTTAAAAATGAAAGGTGTTTTCGACAAATTAAATATTGAGAGatcacatatatatgtgataagtTCTGGAGAGAATCAAACCAACTTACCGATCCTGTTAGTGCACCAAGTAAAGTTAAATATTTTTACGTACACAGTTCTTTAAATAGCCGACAGTTTTAACTTACAGCGCCAAGTTTTAACAattcattttatcattgacAATTGGCGGCCCTTTGAAAATGACACACGTGAACCAACAACCCGCAGTTGCCCATATAAGGCGTGTTAAGTTTTTAGATATCTGGCTATATCCATAATTGATAGCTCGACGCCATCACAAGCTGACTTCAGCAAGACAAaccaaaagtttgaaaaatgctCTACATGTACTTCTGATACATGTCACTCCGATATAGGCCACTTAAGAGATTTGGCATGGCTCCTACGCGTTCAAATATATCAAGAGtaaattcaaaaaagtgattacatTCGATTGAAGCTGCAGAATATTTACCAATTATTTCAGATATGCAAGTTTACTTTTCTGACTAAAATCTGCCTTAATTTTCCATTTGTCTTAGGCTCAGTATGCCATGAATGCACTGTCCAAatgtttggtttgttttttcCTATTTTCCAGTATtcgtttctgtctgtctgtctgtctgtctgtctgtctgtctgtctgtccgtccgtccgtccgtccgtccgtatgtatgtatgtatgtatgtatgtatgtatgtatgtatgtatgtatgtatgtatgtatgtatgtatgtatgtatgtatgtatgtatgtatgtatgtatgtatgtatgtatgtatgtatgtatgtatgtatgtatgtatgtatgtatatgtgtgtgtgtatgtatgtatgtagtgcaAAGTAAGACCGATTTAGACAGACATAGTAGATGAGCAGGTGCCATCGATAGAATCTCAAAGAGGATCCATGATGAAGGTACCGCTGATTGTCAAACCTGTAGATCAAATCGATATGGCAGCTTTTAAAGAAACATGAATTGACAGTTTCTGGGGTATTCAAATCGTCACTGTCCGGTAGAATGCTTGTACCTATATCACCCAACTGCCAAGTTCATCTTGCAAACCCATGATAGAGCATTGTTACAGGTCCGCTTTCTCACTGCGAGGGGCCTGTTTGATGTCAAAGGAAATCAAGGCTATCGATGGAAGACGAATTTGACTGTAAGGTACTCCTGGATACACTGGTGACAAAGTCTTATAAAACAGTCAATAGCAAACAACAGCGTATAAAACCACAACAGCTTAAAGATGGTATTAATGGCAAAAGATCATTGAGTTTGTCGCCACTTAACTGTGACCACTGATGGCCGCATTGTTGGTTGAGTCACTAGATATAAATTTATGTCGATTTCCATTTATAAAATTTCCCGCGCTAATTCCTCATGAGTTTAAAATTGTTGGCTCAATCCTTCGTTGAAGTTCGTCGACAAGTGTATGTGCACGTCGGCATTAGGTGTCTCccttgttttattattttttcacgttttagGAATGTTAGTGATTTTGGCCTGTTCGCATACTTTAAACCGATCAATCTTAACATTTAATATGAAATTGACTGCTAACGCTTACGGCATCGACAGTTTTAGCTATTCCCAAAAATCCTAGGGCTAAGATGGTGGAGTAGGAGAGTATGGAAAAAAACAACCTTGGGTAACTTTGCTCATTACGTTACGAATAGTTCAGTGTCGTCTTTATATTTTCACTTATAATTGTGTACCATTTGGTAGGGTATAGGTCATGTATCAACAAACATTTCAGTCTCCCATTTTGTGCTCTCCTGCTCGTATATCATTATGTGATAGAAAAAGCCGCCGACTCTACAGGGCCAAATGCTGATGAGAGAATAAGGCTGACCCCCAATTGCTCAGAGACCCCTTATTGCTTATCTGCATGATATGCTAGGTTATTTCGGGCTGCCTGCttttaacattatttatgaCATGCTCTGAGTTCACAAACAGCAGAAACGAGCCAGTGGAGAGGCGAAAGGTGCACTGGAAGTGAAAATAGGGCATGATAACATTCGAATAACACGTTAGGCGGGAAAATTATAAAATCCGATATTCCCATTTTAAAGGCGCGAGCAGACAATAAGCAAAGAAAAAGTGCAGATTAAAACGCGATTTATACAGTCAGTGACAACAAATTATAAACGCAAGAAGTAGATATTTCACTGCAGTTTAGAGGGAACGTACcacggggacagacattcggactctcaaaattttacaacaatTTTGGTATACCGCTTGTTGGCGCTCATTTTGAAGGcgttggagtaaataaagttttaaaaaaatcagctatttttttaaatcgaaaGTAATTTTTCCAATAGCCTTAACACATGGATGCCGACCATTATAAATTttaagtgttggtaaatatAAGGTAAATTGTTTCCtctttacaaaattttgcaaggtAATCCCTGGTTATGCATTCTTTATTTCGAGAGGGAATGGTTCCTTGCAAAAGGTTGGGGCAAGACTTGAAGTCAACGTCGACAAGGGAACTACCTACGGTGAATATTGACAGCTTTAGCTTCTGAATGTGAAGCTATCATAtttgccaaataaattgtctacATATGCTATGTTACATACGTTTGAAATAATAATAGTATACCAAGGGAGAACGATACGATGTAATCTTCGATAGTTAACTTATAAGCAGTGGTGGGGCAGACAATTTGTCAAGCTGCAGTTCGGTTACCAAGAGGGAACTAAAATACAAATAGGCGAACAGCAAATATGCATGCTGACCGTAAAATATATATAGGGTCACCTCACTGAGTAACGTGTGCCTTCATCCTGCACAATTGCTCTCCCAATGTACTCAGAAACAGCGtcagttttgacattttctcGACATGATTAAAACTGCAGTTGCACCTAATAGAAAACCCGAAATTCCAAATCATGAAGTTTTGATCCCTATCCCTATCCCACAAAAGGGCCTTTCGTGCATGACAAACCAAACTTTGAAGAAACACAGCATACAATCACCCTCAATATGGTACCCCTAATTAACCAATCACTTtcataaccctttcaccaccatggtttgtcccaaatccattgttttctatggtaaagttggacctgtacacagggaactgggggtgaaagggttaagtggaatgctcctcggggacagatgttcAGACTCATACAATTCATTTCTGGTctgggggcttattttgaagctcatggagatagtaaattttgaatttcaaatatcggtattaTGTAAGGTGGCCCAAACTTTGTACGGCGACTCTTGATATTAATATTTCATTGGATTAGAATATAGTTGAAACTTTAATTAAGGAACGTTTGACAAAAAGTTTACGTCGTTCAGTTTCGAGGCGATAGACATTCGATTATTTCAGGATCGACGCAGTtataatttcacattttaatgtTGTATCGACTGAGTAATTTCaacctaaaaataaaaatgcgttTTGTGAATTTATTTGAAAGAATGTGCGGGTATGAAGTGATAGAAAACGAACTATGTTATATTATTAAGGTCAACCGTCCAGGAAAAGTTGTTCAAAAAGTAGAATGCTACTATCTAAAGATTGAAGAAAAATCTTCGACCTTCACGATTTAGATATACACCCGCCGTTCTTGCGCCTTTTTTCATATCAATAATACACACCTACTTTCTCTGTACCcatcttgccttctttttcCACATCTTTGTAAAACAATGCTAGGTTATATTCTGTATAGagttttttcaaatattgacaaaCAAAGAATACTTGAGGTAGCGCGCGACTCGAAAGTAGGAGTCCAACTTTGGAAAACTTTCCTCAGAGCAACTTttagccattctctttcaaatcaagataacaagtcatcgttgatgacacagtccccacttgttaatgggtactttgattacatgtcctcagagaggagagtcctcttcattaattaggtctgtgataaaatactttgatacagatagcgctcaatggccaagaatgacctacatacaagaaagacctacatatgtatgacataggttaatgtccttgtaccaactttgaataaaattggttgagatatgcctgagtattatggctctgtacatgaaaaaatcgtaacaaaatggccgcacggcagccatattggatcgtatcacaaaacaaattgacctgcatatgtatgacattagtcaatctccttgtaccaactttgaataaattcgcttgatacatgtctgagtattatggctctttacatgaaaacatcgtaataaaatggctgcctagcggccatattggatcgtatcacaaaacaaatagacgtacatatgtatgacataggtcaatgtcttgtaccaacttggaatgaaatcggttgagatatgcctgagttttggctctatacatgaaaaaattgtaataaaatggccgcctggcggccatattggatcgtatcacaaaacaaatcaacgtgcatatctatgacattggtcaatgtccttgtaccaactttgaataaaattggttgaaacatgtctgagttatggctctgtacatgaaaaattgtaataaaatggccgcacagcagccatattggatcgtatcacataacaaattgacatgcatatgtatgacagtagtcaatctccttgtaccaactttgaataaattcgcttgatacatgtctgagtattatggctctgtacatgaaaacatcgtaataaaatggctgcctagcggccatattggatcgtatcacaaaacaaatagacgtacatatgtatgacataggtcaatgtccttgtaccaacttggaatgaaatcggttgagatatgcctgagttttggctctatacatgaaaaaattgtaataaaatggccgcctggcggccatattggatcgtatcacaaaacaaatcgacgtgcatatctatgacattggtcaatgtccttgtaccaactttgaataaaattggttgaaacatgtctgagttatggctctgtacatgaaaatatcgtaataaaatggccgcctggcggccatattggatcgtatcacaaaaaaaatcgacgtgcatctgtatgacatatgaagtaatccttgtaccaagtttgaatgaaatcgctccttgcatctctgagatatctgcgtgaacggacgcaggcacgcacggacatgaccaaacatataagtccccctggacggtgtccgtggggactaaaaatcgcGGACAATAGCGAGAAATGTTGTTTTCTGAAAACAATGTCAATAatttaccgatttttgaaattcaaaatgaccgtcaTCCCTGACTGAACTCTATAAGGAAAAGTTTCATTTtcggttttcacaaaaataatccGCTGAAAACTACTTTGCTTAATTACTCGACGAGCAATTAAAAGCGGACTAGCGGCATCGGCACATGTATGGAAAGGTTCGTAGCGGATTTGTTCGTAGTGTAAATGTTTTCTCTTTTTGTCACCATTACTCTTAAATGTAAATACGCTTTTAGTTTTTTACGAGTCCATTCATAATTTATCGTGGTTCAGAAAATGTCATATCAAAAGATACGCATGCAAAAAGATGCTGGTAACATTTTTCTGATTATTTACAACCCCCTGAGGCTGATTCTATCCAAAGAAGGGTCACCAGCTACATAAATTATACGCGGCCACGTGGCACTCTCCAAAGAACGACTACAGTGTCACATATCTATACTGATCGCAGAGGTGAATTCAAGTATTGCTGTGCATCAACGAACTTTCCCATGAGAAAATATGAATTTAGTGAATTAGTAAATCTCCGGAGCTTTTCATCACGCGTCAGAGAGTAGAACGAGAAGTTGTAgtagatacacaaaacaaaaccatcTAAAAATTAGACAAGAGTTGCCGCTATAAATGGAGTAAGGTCACTCTTGGGTCATGTAAAGGGTCTATTCTCACCCATAAATCCGAGTTGTTTGCTGAAAAGGCCATTGTATACTGTTCAGTTTGTGTTCTATTAAAAGTGACCACGTGTGGCTTCCACGGTTCCAGTGCCAATGTATAGAAAGAGGGTCTCACAAGTTGTTTTCAGTACAGTTATAAACAGTTGTCATTTAGTCTTCTAACTTTAAGCTTAAACTTTTGAATTTCCATCTCTACAGAATGCTAAAAATCGATGATGGGCTGTTTCATAAATCCTAAACATTATGTATTGGAAAAATCGGCTCACTGTAATTTTTGTACTGCtctaaaaagtaaaataaatgtaatttcTCTTGAAACATAGTCATAGAACAATAAAACGCTGGAGCAGTTCCATGTGATCTGGGTTGATGCCT harbors:
- the LOC139136354 gene encoding uncharacterized transmembrane protein DDB_G0289901-like encodes the protein MQSNNGGSFGSMPSNDGGSFGSMPSNGGGSFGSMPSNDGGSFGSMPSNDGGSFGSMPSNGGGSFGSMPSNDGGSFGSMPSNGGGFFGSKRSTGGGSFGSMPSNDGGSFGSMTSNDGGSFAMPSNDGGSFAMPSNDGGSFAMPSQDGGSFGSMPSNDGGSFGSMPSNDGGSFGSMPSNDGGSFGSMPSNDGGSFGSMPSNDGGSFGSMPSNDGGSFGSMPSNGGGSFGSMPSNDGGSFAMPSNDGGSFAMPSKDGGSFAMPSNDGGSFAMPSNDGGSFGSMPSNGGGFFGSKRSNGGGSFGSMPSNDGGSFAMPSNDGGSFAMPSQDGGSFAMPSNDGGSFGSMPSNDGGSFAMPSSNGGSFAMPRNDGGSFGSMPSNDGGSFGSMPSNDGGSFAMPSNGGGFFGSRRSTGGGSYGSRPRNGRGYGGGSHGSRPSNGRGYDGGSHGSSPSNGGGYDGGSHGSRPSNGGGYDGGSHG